In Providencia hangzhouensis, the DNA window TACCGTCTAAATCCAGCAAGGTCACTGATTGACCATCTGCTGATTGGGCAAAATAAGTACTTTCACCTTTAGGATTAGTTGCTCGTAGTTTATTATTTTCTATATCCCATTTACCAGTATCATGGAAAGCTGTATCACCATCTTTCGTTCCTAAGTAAACGAGCTGTTCAACATAACTACCATCTTGGTTAACTAACAATGTCGCCTCAATACCAGAGCAATCCGCGCAAGGTAAAACCCCTGTATAGACTTTATCGACTGGTGCTGCATCAATATTTTTTGTCGCACTCTGGCAGCCAGCTAACGTAATACTTCCAACCGCCATTAAGACTAACATTAGTGATTTTTTCATTATAATTCCCTTAAAACCATGTGTTTTAACTTGTTAACCAATATAAACATCATAGCATTTCATCTAATAAAAATATGTCAA includes these proteins:
- a CDS encoding copper resistance protein NlpE N-terminal domain-containing protein, whose translation is MKKSLMLVLMAVGSITLAGCQSATKNIDAAPVDKVYTGVLPCADCSGIEATLLVNQDGSYVEQLVYLGTKDGDTAFHDTGKWDIENNKLRATNPKGESTYFAQSADGQSVTLLDLDGNPIETQMNYTLDQVKPSKKVGQYRYMADAAVFKECDSGRQYAVSGVELEKAYGETGVDGGTPVYAEIEGYYTIRPSMEDGQFDSALVPTGAIKFDKSASCN